The following are encoded together in the Novipirellula galeiformis genome:
- a CDS encoding alpha/beta fold hydrolase, whose protein sequence is MDYQAFRDRQKTIDLDGIIDVPLNVAYTDIGKGEPLLLLHGIPTWSYLFHEVIAPLAENYRVIAPDMIGYGYSDRRDRFDRSIEVQADVIERLLAELDIKSSHFIAHDIGGGVAMILADRTPKLVRSMVLSNSVAYDSWPVDEMLALGHPRNARMEPEQMKQLLEKAFEFGLSRPERLTDEFRDGIMAPYLEPEGIVSLVRNAASLNTNHTTPLTGRLSRMSQPTLMLWGVDDRWQPYSTAEQLVRDMPNASLHAIENCSHWVPQDAPDEFANTTLEFLIGLE, encoded by the coding sequence GTGGATTATCAAGCATTTCGTGATCGTCAAAAAACAATCGATCTCGATGGCATCATCGATGTGCCGCTCAATGTTGCTTACACCGATATTGGTAAAGGCGAACCATTGCTATTGCTGCATGGGATCCCAACTTGGTCGTATCTCTTCCACGAGGTCATCGCACCTCTGGCCGAAAACTACCGCGTCATCGCGCCCGACATGATTGGCTATGGATACTCGGATCGTCGTGACCGATTTGATCGCTCCATCGAGGTTCAGGCTGACGTTATCGAACGATTGCTCGCTGAGCTTGATATCAAAAGCTCCCACTTCATCGCTCACGACATCGGTGGTGGTGTCGCGATGATCCTGGCCGATCGCACTCCTAAACTCGTGCGCTCGATGGTGCTTTCCAACAGCGTTGCCTACGACAGTTGGCCCGTTGATGAAATGCTCGCTTTGGGCCATCCTCGCAATGCGAGGATGGAGCCCGAGCAGATGAAGCAGCTATTAGAGAAGGCCTTTGAGTTCGGTTTGTCTCGCCCCGAAAGACTGACTGACGAGTTTCGAGATGGAATCATGGCACCTTATCTGGAACCGGAAGGCATCGTCAGCCTGGTGCGAAACGCAGCGAGTTTGAACACCAATCACACCACGCCGTTGACCGGACGATTGAGTCGGATGTCACAACCGACTCTGATGCTGTGGGGGGTGGATGATCGTTGGCAACCCTATTCAACGGCGGAGCAATTGGTCCGAGACATGCCCAACGCAAGTCTGCACGCGATCGAGAATTGCTCCCACTGGGTTCCCCAGGATGCTCCCGACGAATTTGCGAACACGACACTTGAGTTTCTGATCGGATTGGAGTAA